The DNA region TTCTTCGTTCCACAGCTCAACTCTCTCCCCATTGTGTCTATAAATGCTGCTGGGCAGAGGGCCAGTTAAACTAATACTCACTGCTAAAGAAGGATCTTATAATTTCATAATCTATGATTAAACAACAATGATACAATGTCCTTAATTAAATACATAGGCTCTTCTGACTAAAGGTTATCAACCATAAAACATCATCTTGGACGTTTTGCGCCAAGGGGAAAGGATACTCGTTGAGGAGTACCTTGAGCGTCTGCCTTTTCATGAGAAATACTTGGATTTGTGCCTGCGGCTGGGTTGGGATCAGCGCTTTCTTCATCTTCCTCGGTTTCTTCTGGTTGGCTGATTTGCTTCTTTGCAATGGCTAGCTGATAGTTAGGGTTGATCAATGTATCTTGTTCAGGAGGGAGTGGTACTCCAGGCCCAGCAATTGATTTCGGCAATGGGATCTTGTTTCTGTTCCTAGCCAACTCCAGTAGGACCTGATAAGCAAGAGAATATCATAATTTCTGAAAGTTAGAAGGATGAAAATTTGAGCAGGAATACAAGTGAGATTGCTCCAGTAGAAAGAGCACTTCCCTTCCAACCAAAAGATCAAGACTTCGAGTCACGAAAGAAACACGGTCAGAAAGAGCTGCCATTGACTCCTAGGcactgcttcttttttttttttttgggggcgcggggggggggggggggggtggggtgtGTGTGGGTGGGCGTCGGTCTATCATATCCGAAAGggagaggggaaaaaaaaaaaaaaacgagtggGGAAAAATACAAACATGCAGTGGGCAAAACTAAATGCAGTTACACGGTCAGTTGAACTCCATGAACTATCAAGTGCAGGTTTATGATTTAAATACGTTTTCAATTCATCCAACAAGAGGTATCTACAAGAACTATGAGGCAGAAGGTATCACGTGTTGAAGATGAAGCTAATTCTGTCAGATGGCAAGTAAAGTCGTGCATAGTACTGCTAGTTGCTCATCAAATAAAGTCATAAGAATGATGAACAAGGACCATTAAAATATGATGCAGAGTAGGAAGGTTTTATGTAAGAAGAGTGTGGCCAACTTTTCTCTCAACTGCAATGAAAGAAGTCACAGATCCAATAAAGTCCTACACAAGTGAGTAGCCAAGAACGAAGATAGTTTCAAAAGAAAAGAATACCTAAAACATGTAAGGTAATTTTTGGAAGGCTTTTGGTCTATGAAAGCTAATGGTCTAAATTTATTTAACTGTAGTGTTCTACAAGAATTCAGTTAGATTCGGTCACGTTGATGTTCTGATTTGGTAGTCTATGCAGCCTTCCGGTGATTATCCTAGGAAATTCTAGGTGGATTAAATGTGTTTTTTCTGCTGTTCTTGTTGTCTTTTTACCAATCTCCTGATAATAATTTGAATATTAAAATGGATGGCCAGCTAGCATCAGAAAATTGATCCAGAACAGCAAACTGTTCAGACCTCCAATAACCAGAACCCATTCAAACCCTAAAAAAATTTCCTGTAGAACCTCCAGCATCTTCCGTTCTTCATATAGCTGAAAATTTCTAGACCACTACCCCAACATTCAGCAACCAATACCTCCAGTTCAACTTCTCAAAACCATGGTAAAAAACCACATATGATAACACCAACACTATGACCTATTAGTTTGATACCTTTTCATCTGTTTTCAGTAATAATTAAAAATCTTTAACTATGCCGAATGTCAACTGAACTTCTGAAACACATTACAAGGGAACCACATTTGACTCAAGCCTAAAATATTAGTTACATCATATAATTCTCTGATTCATTGAGTCTTTACCTTCCTAGAGAAGAGAAGGCTAAAGCTTATCAGTTCCACCACACACCTAAATGGTCTCTAAGAAATAACGAAGTTACGTCTTGGAAGAATGAATTACCAGCACAGCATTGAAGGATTAATAAGACTTAGTACCTCACGTGGCGGGGGTTGTGAGAAGCTGAAATTAACTTTCGACTGAATGGCAAGCTTGACGTCATCGGAGTCAATGGAAGCCTTCCCTGCATGCTCTGAGTAGACCTGAGCATCCGTGAGTACGTCAACAACATATCGATACCACAGTTCTAAAAATTGATGAACAACTCGAGGCTCGTATTCATCAACACCCATTGATTTTAGCAATGTTTTAACAGTTTTTGCATCCCTTGGCAAGTCCTCTTCTCCACCTTCAGCCATTCTTTCAATGTTCAACCTACAAAGAGCCAAAATTCACCTTCAGAATCATTTCCTGCACGTCAGTAGTGCCAATAAAGAATTGCAGAAACCAGATAGAGATGGAGATGTGATGCACAAGCACAACTACATTGAAAAGGTATTGAAGTGGGTCAAAAGGTTGTGCCTAATTGGGTCTTCACATACTACTAATGATATCTTTAACGATCATTTTATTGCTCAGATatcaaaatagaaaaaaagaaCACCCGAATTATTTAGCTGTTAAGGTTAAGCTAGCATCTTTAAAATACACTAAAAGAATATCTCTCCCTTGTTAACAGGATATTGGAAAAACATAGCACTAGTAAATAAGCTGAAAAGCATCAGAGTGAAAACTAAAGCAAAAAGACATTCGTCAACAGACAAGCTATTCTCCATATAAGCAAAAGAGCGATACAGAAAATATTTAGAGGTACAGAGTAAGAACAGCATGAA from Lycium barbarum isolate Lr01 chromosome 10, ASM1917538v2, whole genome shotgun sequence includes:
- the LOC132614764 gene encoding transcription initiation factor TFIID subunit 9, which produces MAEGGEEDLPRDAKTVKTLLKSMGVDEYEPRVVHQFLELWYRYVVDVLTDAQVYSEHAGKASIDSDDVKLAIQSKVNFSFSQPPPREVLLELARNRNKIPLPKSIAGPGVPLPPEQDTLINPNYQLAIAKKQISQPEETEEDEESADPNPAAGTNPSISHEKADAQGTPQRVSFPLGAKRPR